One window of Pyrus communis chromosome 12, drPyrComm1.1, whole genome shotgun sequence genomic DNA carries:
- the LOC137711256 gene encoding uncharacterized protein — MAGDTDSPSSPPNKRRKTLKSKIEEDPISHEPQEPENSSSQRCPICFLEGGKVIRGEIDCCDHYFCFLCIMEWSKKESRCPLCRRRFTTIRRPPKDGVFARERVVKIPACDHAHHPSSNMAGQVLRYEEVTCQVCHGMADEYLLLLCDICDSAAHTYCVGLGNTVPEGDWFCLDCTTIRGEHDDNVDSSSDSDDEYLLGSSDPNISAFDIVQESCSYSSVANRYLPRIPRIPNHFALPVVHDRSTSIADEVITTPAETLPSVAASGARTLVHRRYVCTRVQELRENWNAIQSGSLSFSSSSIKSGCISSQKPENGVVIHERSGHTQSSASTSGQQPRNRDSCGLNDIDKAWKMMEIAKSRMDAGKKCSSSSVNTTSDSRKRTNVNPCFGTSSQAQSSSSAGYYRPINQVGCGTRDTKSKQHVHTNTGSSSGVQHPKLLSRMSSASKEATNVTSSFDILRSQQLGACDRRKTGKESYKCSPREKETIRHQPVKLEKDTQFRVTPQDAVAPSEGPSARHIKQAAANIIHEQNRSACSVNEGALSSFYAKPQISTSSSKLDAQKRNIGRGESCLEGQSRKDAKSEIASVVKVNLKMLTKDKPLAVDAFKEIARLSTHTIYGACGLKHSKSGTYSFPSLECPHTEQFQPPHKPSLMPNSCRACFDGFVKGVVSSILCGSAGSAKLSQAPS, encoded by the exons ATGGCGGGTGACACAGACAGCCCGTCTTCTCCCCCAAACAAACGGCGGAAAACCCTAAaatcaaaaatcgaagaggacCCAATTTCCCACGAACCCCAAGAACCCGAAAATTCATCTTCTCAGCGATGCCCAATTTGCTTCCTGGAAGGTGGCAAAGTGATCAGAGGCGAAATCGATTGCTGCGACCACTACTTCTGCTTTCTCTGCATTATGGAGTGGTCGAAGAAGGAGTCGCGCTGCCCACTCTGCCGCCGCAGGTTCACCACCATTCGCCGGCCGCCGAAAGACGGCGTCTTTGCCCGCGAGCGAGTCGTCAAGATTCCTGCTTGTGATCAT GCTCACCATCCATCTAGTAACATGGCTGGGCAAGTTCTTCGTTACGAAGAAGTTACGTGTCAAGTGTGCCACGGCATGGCAGATGAATATCTTCTGTTGCTCTGCGATATTTGCGATTCAGCTGCTCATACGTACTGTGTTGGACTGGGTAATACCGTGCCCGAAGGTGATTGGTTCTGCCTTGACTGCACTACCATTAGGGGAGAACACGATGACAATGTTGATTCTAGTTCTGATTCTGACGATGAATATCTTTTAGGATCATCCGACCCAAATATATCGGCCTTTGACATTGTACAAGAATCATGTAGTTATAGCTCAGTGGCTAATAGATATCTCCCAAGAATCCCTAGAATTCCAAACCACTTTGCACTTCCAGTTGTCCATGACAGGTCTACCAGTATCGCAGATGAAGTAATTACCACGCCAGCAGAAACACTACCAAGTGTTGCAGCATCAGGTGCAAGAACATTGGTTCACCGTCGCTATGTGTGCACTCGAGTACAAGAACTCCGTGAAAATTGGAATGCCATCCAAAGTGGTTCATTGAGCTTCTCTTCGAGTTCAATTAAATCTGGCTGCATTAGTAGTCAAAAGCCTGAAAATGGTGTGGTAATCCATGAAAGATCAGGCCATACACAGTCCTCAGCTTCCACAAGTGGTCAACAACCGAGAAATCGAGACAGTTGTGGCTTAAATGATATCGACAAAGCAtggaaaatgatggaaattgcAAAGTCAAGAATGGACGCTGGTAAAAAGTGCAGCAGCAGTTCCGTCAACACAACAAGTGATTCAAGAAAACGAACTAATGTAAATCCTTGTTTTGGTACATCAAGTCAAGCACAATCCTCATCTTCCGCAGGGTATTATCGACCAATAAATCAAGTTGGTTGTGGAACACGTGACACTAAGTCGAAACAGCACGTTCATACAAACACTGGCAGCAGCAGTGGCGTTCAGCACCCAAAACTTCTTTCTAGGATGTCAAGTGCTTCAAAAGAAGCAACAAATGTAACATCGAGTTTTGATATTTTGAGAAGCCAACAACTTGGAGCCTGCGATCGGAGAAAAACCGGAAAGGAGTCCTACAAATGCAGTCCTCGTGAAAAAGAAACAATAAGACATCAACCTGTAAAGTTGGAAAAGGATACGCAGTTTAGGGTTACGCCTCAGGATGCAGTCGCACCTAGCGAAGGCCCTTCAGCTAGACATATAAAGCAGGCTGCAGCAAACATCATTCATGAGCAAAATAGGTCTGCTTGTTCAGTAAATGAAGGAgcactttcttctttttatgCCAAACCACAGATCAGTACTTCTTCCAGTAAATTAGATGCGCAGAAGAGAAATATTGGACGGGGAGAGAGCTGTTTGGAAGGCCAATCAAGAAAAGATGCCAAAAGTGAAATCGCGTCTGTTGTGAAGGTGAACTTGAAGATGTTAACCAAAGACAAACCATTAG caGTTGATGCATTCAAGGAAATCGCAAGGCTTTCCACGCATACCATTTATGGCGCTTGTGGTTTAAAGCATTCAAAGTCTGGTACGTACTCCTTCCCTAGCTTAGAATGCCCCCACACTGAGCAGTTTCAGCCGCCGCACAAACCCAGTCTGATGCCAAACTCTTGTCGAGCTTGCTTTGATGGTTTTGTAAAGGGCGTAGTCAGTTCTATTCTGTGTGGTTCAGCTGGTTCCGCAAAATTAAGCCAAGCTCCATCTTAA
- the LOC137711099 gene encoding UDP-glycosyltransferase 89B2 has protein sequence MSSASSTKPHVLVFPYPAQGHMIPLIDLTHQLVSRGLTVTVLVTPKNLPLLDPLLSSSSSQNPNPNPIETLVLPFPPHPSIPAGIENVKDLPIPYFSAMMCALGQLHDPLLRWFNSHPNPPVAIISDMFLGWTHRLATQLGIQRLIFSSSGAFALSIVDALWERTPKRDDPEDQDQVFAFPQVPNSPKYPWWQLSTVYRSYVEGNPDSEFIRDGYKSNRASWGLVVNSFTELERVYLEHLKKELGYDRVWAVGPLLPPDRVTDHVDKDDESRPTEIRGGSSAVSLDHIKLWLDACAEDHKVVYVCFGSQAVLTNHQMEAVASGLEKSGVRFVWSVKGPTKGHVEGDYGVVPAGFENRTAGRGLVIRGWAPQVFILSHRAVGAFLTHCGWNSVLESVVAGVPMLAWPRGADQFCNATLLVDQLKVGVRVCEGASTVPDSDELARVLAESVSGDWAERAGAAGLREAARQAIKEGGSSVNELDRLVCQLCALEIPASSNLQSMRNGN, from the coding sequence ATGAGTTCTGCCTCTTCAACCAAACCCCACGTCTTGGTGTTTCCATACCCAGCACAGGGTCACATGATCCCTCTCATCGACCTCACTCACCAACTCGTCAGTCGTGGACTCACCGTCACCGTCCTCGTCACCCCTAAAAACCTCCCTCTCCTCGACCCCCTCctgtcctcctcctcctcccaaaaccctaaccctaatcccATCGAAACCTTAGTCCTCCCTTTCCCTCCACACCCCTCCATCCCTGCCGGCATCGAGAACGTCAAGGATCTCCCCATCCCCTACTTCTCCGCCATGATGTGTGCCTTAGGCCAACTACACGACCCCCTCCTCCGCTGGTTCAACTCCCACCCCAACCCCCCCGTCGCCATCATCTCCGATATGTTCCTCGGCTGGACCCACCGCCTCGCAACGCAGCTGGGTATTCAGCGGCTCATATTCTCCTCCTCCGGCGCCTTTGCGCTTTCCATCGTCGACGCGCTCTGGGAACGCACGCCAAAGCGAGACGACCCAGAGGACCAAGACCAAGTTTTTGCATTTCCCCAAGTTCCTAATTCCCCGAAATACCCCTGGTGGCAGCTCTCCACCGTGTACCGCTCCTACGTGGAGGGCAACCCCGACTCGGAGTTCATCCGAGACGGATACAAAAGTAACAGGGCAAGTTGGGGACTCGTCGTCAACTCGTTCACCGAGTTGGAACGGGTTTATCTCGAGCATCTCAAAAAAGAGCTGGGTTACGATCGTGTGTGGGCAGTCGGACCGCTCCTCCCTCCCGACAGGGTTACAGATCACGTTGACAAGGATGACGAGTCCAGGCCCACGGAAATAAGGGGCGGATCCAGCGCAGTTTCTCTGGACCACATCAAGTTGTGGCTGGACGCGTGCGCAGAGGACCACAAGGTGGTGTACGTGTGCTTCGGGAGTCAAGCGGTGTTGACCAACCATCAGATGGAAGCTGTCGCGTCGGGATTGGAGAAAAGTGGAGTCCGGTTTGTTTGGTCCGTCAAGGGACCCACAAAGGGACACGTGGAGGGAGATTATGGCGTAGTGCCGGCAGGGTTTGAGAATCGGACGGCAGGGAGAGGGCTGGTGATCAGAGGGTGGGCCCCGCAGGTTTTTATATTGAGTCACCGAGCCGTGGGTGCGTTCCTGACTCACTGCGGGTGGAACTCGGTTCTGGAATCGGTGGTGGCAGGCGTGCCGATGCTGGCGTGGCCAAGGGGGGCTGACCAATTTTGCAACGCTACGTTGCTCGTGGACCAGCTGAAGGTTGGGGTCAGGGTGTGCGAGGGCGCGAGTACAGTCCCTGACTCGGACGAGTTGGCACGAGTGCTGGCGGAATCGGTGAGTGGGGACTGGGCTGAGAGGGCTGGAGCCGCGGGGTTGCGGGAGGCGGCGCGTCAGGCTATAAAAGAAGGTGGGAGTTCGGTGAACGAGTTGGATCGTTTGGTATGCCAACTTTGTGCGTTGGAAATTCCGGCGAGTAGTAATTTGCAATCCATGCGAAATGGAAATTGA
- the LOC137711673 gene encoding protein ENHANCER OF LHP1 1-like, with amino-acid sequence MKIRTLKLREAHMPTSSGGGPSYCSVLWDQKAYHVVTASSSDPTIAIHDSLLLSSPPKLLRHHRDGVTALALSPNSTCLASGSVDHSVKLYKFPGGEFQTNITRFTLPIRALAFNKSGTLLAAAGDDEGVKLINTVDGSISRVLKGHKGPVTGLGFDPLSEYLASIDSTGTVIYWELSSGTTLHTLKGVAPNSGFDHSIMNVLSWSPDGDKLAVPGLRNDVVVYDRDTAEKLFSLRGDHTQPICSLAWSPNGKYMATSGLDKQVLIWDVDRKQDIDRQNFDERICCLAWKPIGNALAVIDCMGKYGVWDSVTPSSMKSPTEDVPNLQSKNSNGLLLFDEEEGQELSTSGSLSDVGEDSIGESKPPSRKRPHKHTAYEDDLEEDGFDGFRLIPNVELGSRKKARRKHSENADNENEGVSNKMTSIRSKMQVAFQPGATPLQPGKRRFLCYNMLGSITTIEHDGFSHIEIDFHDTSRGPRVPSMNDHFGFTMASLNENGSVFANPCKGEKHMSTLIYRPFSSWANNSEWSMRLEGEEVKVVALGTAWVAAITSLNFLRIFTDSGLQKHVLSLDGPVVTASGFKDELAIVTHASDCLPSNEQMLEFRVFNITKGSEPLRGRLPLTPGSHLTWFGFSEEGQLSSYDSKGAMRVFTSQYGGSWLPLFSASKEKKSNENYWVVGLNASKLFCIVCKSPDLYPQVMPKPVLTPLNFSFPLASSDLGAEALENEFILNNMHLVQIQKQIEEVGAAGLDTTSLDDEAFNTEAAQDRCILKLIASCCNGDKLVRATELVKLLSLEKSVRGAIKLVTVLKLPNLAEKFNSILEERLLNESKRTAETTFPTSNCNASFITDDIAAGKKMISTEQSKLSGNGIPLSTPKLSAPLFAKKAKTQEPKAGTEKTDEKQTATADDDVGKVKTTEVKNATEVNNNAGEMKKVGEVSEVSNDQEKVKKAEAPRRASNPFMKKLIK; translated from the exons ATGAAGATCCGAACGTTGAAGCTTCGAGAGGCCCACATGCCCACGAGCAGCGGCGGCGGGCCGTCGTACTGCTCGGTGTTGTGGGACCAGAAAGCCTACCACGTGGTGACGGCCTCCTCCTCCGACCCCACAATCGCTATCCACGACTCTCTTCTGCTGTCCAGCCCTCCGAAGCTCCTCCGCCACCACCGCGATGGTGTCACGGCTCTCGCTCTCAGCCCCAACTCCACCTGCCTCGCCTCCGGCTCCGTCGACCACTCCGTCAAGCTCTACAAGTTTCCAG GTGGAGAATTTCAGACTAATATAACCCGATTCACCCTGCCAATACGCGCCCTGGCGTTTAACAAATCCGGCACCCTATTGGCAGCTGCTGGTGATGATGAAGGCGTTAAGCTTATTAACACAGTTGATGGTTCAATTTCAAGAGTTCTCAAAGGACACAAAGGACCTGTGACCGGCTTGGGTTTCGATCCCCTCAGCGAATACTTGGCCTCTATTGATTCCACTGGGACTGTTATATATTGGGAACTTTCATCTGGGACCACATTGCATACCCTTAAAGGGGTAGCTCCTAACTCGGGTTTCGATCACTCCATCATGAATGTACTTAGCTGGAGTCCTGATGGTGACAAGTTAGCCGTGCCGGGGTTGAGAAATGATGTGGTGGTTTATGATAGAGACACAGCTGAAAAGCTGTTTTCGTTGAGAGGTGATCACACGCAGCCTATTTGTTCCTTGGCTTGGTCGCCTAACGGAAAATACATGGCTACTTCTGGTTTGGATAAGCAGGTTCTCATCTGGGATGTTGATCGGAAGCAGGACATTGACAGGCAGAACTTTGATGAGAGAATATGTTGCTTGGCGTGGAAGCCAATTGGCAATGCACTGGCTGTTATTGATTGTATGGGCAAGTATGGTGTGTGGGATTCGGTGACTCCTTCATCAATGAAGTCTCCCACTGAAGATGTTCCCAATCTACAGTCTAAGAACAGCAATGGGCTACTTTTGTTTGACGAAGAGGAGGGTCAGGAGCTTAGCACTTCTGGCAGTTTAAgtgatgttggtgaagatagTATTGGGGAATCCAAGCCACCTAGCAGGAAGAGGCCGCACAAGCACACTGCATATGAGGATGATTTGGAAGAGGATGGTTTTGATGGCTTTAGGTTGATACCAAATGTTGAGTTGGGGTCCCGTAAAAAAGCACGGCGTAAACACAGTGAAAATGCTGATAATGAGAATGAGGGAGTAAGCAACAAAATGACATCAATTAGATCGAAAATGCAGGTGGCATTCCAGCCTGGTGCTACTCCTTTGCAGCCCGGAAAAAGGCGCTTTCTGTGCTATAACATGCTTGGCTCCATAACTACAATTGAACATGATGGGTTCTCCCATATTGAG ATAGATTTTCATGATACAAGTCGAGGCCCAAGAGTTCCATCAATGAATGATCATTTTGGTTTTACAATGGCTTCACTTAATGAGAATGGAAGCGTTTTTGCAAATCCATGCAAGGGCGAAAAGCACATGAGTACTCTCATTTATCGCCCATTCAGTAGCTGGGCGAATAATAGTGAG TGGTCTATGCGATTGGAAGGGGAAGAAGTGAAGGTTGTGGCACTTGGTACAGCTTGGGTGGCAGCAATTACGAGTCTTAACTTCCTTCGCATTTTCACTGACAGTGGTTTGCAG AAACATGTTCTCTCCCTTGATGGACCTGTCGTGACCGCATCAGGCTTCAAGGATGAGCTTGCGATTGTCACTCATGCTTCTGATTGTCTCCCCTCAAATGAGCAG ATGCTTGAATTTAGAGTATTCAACATAACTAAGGGGAGCGAGCCTCTTAGAGGACGGCTGCCACTGACTCCTGGTTCACATTTAACATGGTTTGGATTTAGTGAAGAAGGGCAATTAAGCTCCTATGATTCCAAG GGAGCGATGAGAGTTTTTACAAGCCAATATGGCGGCAGTTGGCTCCCACTCTTCAG TGCTAGCAAAGAGAAGAAGTCAAATGAAAACTATTGGGTGGTTGGGTTGAATGCAAGCAAATTGTTTTGTATAGTTTGCAAAAGTCCTGACTTATACCCCCAA GTGATGCCGAAGCCAGTCCTCACTCCGCTAAATTTTTCGTTCCCTCTAGCGTCCTCTGATCTAGGGGCAGAAGCCCTTGAAAATGAGTTTATACTAAACAACATGCACCTTGTACAG ATTCAAAAGCAAATAGAAGAAGTGGGCGCTGCTGGTTTGGACACCACTTCACTTGACGATGAAGCTTTCAATACAGAAGCAGCTCAAGACAGATGCATCTTAAAGCTTATCGCGTCCTGCTGCAACG GAGATAAGCTTGTGAGAGCGACTGAACTCGTGAAGCTTCTGTCCCTCGAAAAATCAGTAAGGGGTGCAATTAAGCTTGTCACTGTTCTGAAGCTCCCTAACTTGGCTGAAAAGTTCAACAGCATACTGGAG GAAAGGTTGCTCAACGAGAGTAAAAGAACCGCGGAAACCACTTTCCCTACCTCAAACTGCAACGCATCTTTCATCACGGATGACATTGCAGCCGGAAAGAAAATGATCTCTACCGAGCAAAGTAAGTTGTCAGGAAACGGCATTCCATTATCAACACCAAAACTGTCTGCTCCCTTGTTTGCCAAGAAAGCGAAAACGCAAGAACCTAAAGCTGGAACAGAGAAAACAGACGAAAAGCAAACTGCAACGGCGgatgatgatgttgggaaggTAAAAACGACAGAGGTGAAAAACGCCACAGAGGTGAACAACAATGCAGGAGAGATGAAGAAGGTAGGGGAAGTGTCTGAGGTATCAAATGATCAAGAAAAAGTGAAGAAGGCAGAAGCACCACGACGAGCATCTAATCCATTcatgaagaaattaattaagtag
- the LOC137710759 gene encoding uncharacterized protein: MSMAEVTFFHLHDPDDEPPHLTYRAHRDFDLDLDLYFSDPDFPSSDRSLRAPRIVTVREDESDDPDGDIFSQYQSTVHVIRNDIVSGEPNSASNRTDTSGLLDRRENQVNFVMDLFQQRVEQSSQVTARSPLLVYEDIDEEDRSFGVIESNCDVGMEGLDLDLSLGLGSGLDFGHCLDGDGIDDPGEENFFVGRRVCGSEFGEETSNLSRADDDTYENCVRLVEVGTDSEDDENGVIGIDLNSGDEYGAEDHVHGENDGDMSIPLRWDSLILEDHRESNEDFEWEEVDNEESGPVAISVSAMMAQEEEVSVERYEHSESLEWEVLLNSNTWDINPDVAPYPDDDYIHTAEYDLLFGQFSENENVTTGRPPAANAVVESLPSVVLTQEDVEKGNALCAVCKDEMKSGEQAKQLPCTHRYHGDCIVPWLRIRNTCPVCRHELPTDDATYERRRNQRLARGSNNGQALF; encoded by the coding sequence ATGTCGATGGCGGAGGTCACCTTCTTCCACCTCCACGACCCAGACGACGAGCCTCCCCACCTCACCTACCGCGCCCACCGCGACTTCGACCTCGACCTCGATCTCTACTTCTCCGATCCCGATTTCCCGTCCTCCGATCGCTCCCTCCGCGCTCCCCGCATCGTCACCGTCCGCGAAGATGAATCCGACGACCCCGACGGCGACATCTTCTCCCAGTACCAATCCACCGTCCACGTCATCCGCAACGACATCGTCTCGGGGGAGCCCAATTCCGCATCCAACCGGACCGACACATCCGGTTTGCTGGACCGCCGCGAGAACCAGGTCAATTTCGTCATGGATCTGTTCCAGCAGCGGGTCGAGCAGTCGTCTCAGGTAACCGCTCGCAGTCCTCTTTTGGTTTATGAAGATATTGACGAGGAGGATCGTAGTTTTGGGGTTATTGAGTCGAATTGCGATGTGGGTATGGAGGGTTTGGACCTCGATTTGAGTTTAGGGTTAGGGTCGGGATTGGATTTTGGGCATTGTTTGGATGGGGATGGGATTGATGATCCCGGGGAGGAGAATTTCTTTGTGGGGAGGAGGGTTTGTGGGTCTGAATTTGGTGAGGAAACTTCCAATTTAAGTAGGGCGGATGATGATACTTACGAGAATTGCGTGAGGCTGGTTGAGGTTGGGACCGATTCGGAGGACGATGAGAACGGGGTTATCGGGATTGATTTGAATTCCGGGGATGAGTATGGCGCGGAGGATCATGTCCATGGAGAGAATGATGGTGATATGAGCATCCCGCTACGTTGGGATTCGCTTATTTTGGAGGACCATAGGGAAAGTAATGAAGATTTCGAGTGGGAGGAAGTTGACAATGAGGAATCAGGACCGGTGGCAATTTCAGTTTCGGCAATGATGGCACAAGAAGAGGAAGTGAGTGTGGAGAGATATGAGCATTCGGAAAGTTTGGAATGGGAAGTTTTGTTGAATTCCAATACTTGGGACATTAATCCAGATGTTGCACCTTATCCAGACGATGACTATATTCACACTGCAGAATATGATTTGTTGTTTGGTCAATTCTCTGAGAACGAGAATGTAACAACAGGCAGGCCTCCGGCTGCCAACGCTGTGGTTGAAAGTCTCCCATCCGTAGTTTTAACTCAGGAGGATGTGGAAAAGGGAAATGCACTCTGTGCTGTTTGCAAGGATGAGATGAAATCGGGGGAACAAGCAAAGCAGCTACCTTGCACACATCGGTACCATGGTGACTGCATTGTGCCGTGGCTACGCATAAGGAACACCTGTCCTGTTTGTCGACATGAATTGCCCACCGATGATGCAACCTACGAGCGTAGAAGGAACCAAAGACTTGCTCGTGGGTCGAACAATGGTCAGGCACTCTTTTGA
- the LOC137710231 gene encoding basic leucine zipper 43-like produces MNYERKLKRMISNRESARRSRMRKKKQIEELQYQVDQLHSTNRQLSEKLIQLLEGNQQILQENAQLKERVSSLQIIHADLITPLRIEGDVTVNTNGNQLTAKDSSTP; encoded by the coding sequence ATGAACTACGAAAGAAAGCTCAAGAGAATGATATCCAACAGGGAGTCTGCAAGGAGATCGCGAATGCGTAAGAAGAAGCAGATTGAAGAGCTGCAGTATCAGGTGGATCAGCTCCATTCTACCAATCGCCAGCTCTCGGAGAAGCTCATCCAACTGTTAGAAGGCAACCAACAGATCCTCCAGGAGAATGCTCAGCTGAAGGAGAGAGTCTCTTCCCTTCAAATCATCCATGCCGATCTCATTACACCTCTGAGGATTGAGGGAGATGTCACCGTTAACACAAATGGCAATCAGCTTACAGCCAAAGATTCAAGCACGCCATGA
- the LOC137709771 gene encoding uncharacterized protein, producing MASLPSPSSPLAPSPSASSSDNSATQPISHSPPNPQVEAGVNNGVLDAEEKKPGIISGYFDDLHSASHREKFKKYEADYSRWLTAKYFSKTNLYGGDIFDESVTIHDQVIKSSRWPRTLSYADPVQFLEEQNSFSTFTATAETSPTISNGKHLVKKSG from the exons ATGGCGAGCCTGCCGTCTCCGTCGTCTCCGTTGGCGCCATCCCCCTCTGCTTCCAGCTCTGATAACTCCGCCACTCAACCCATCTCTCACTCTCCTCCAAATCCACag GTTGAAGCTGGAGTCAACAATGGAGTTCTAGATGCCGAGGAGAAGAAGCCTGGTATTATTTCTGGATATTTTGA CGACCTCCATAGCGCGAGCCACAGAGAGAagttcaagaaatatgaagcTGACTATAGCCGTTGGTTGACTGCAAAATACTTCTCAAAAACAAACCTATATGGAG GCGACATCTTTGATGAGAGTGTGACAATACATGATCAGGTTATAAAGTCAAGCAG ATGGCCTCGCACCCTCTCATATGCAGACCCGGTCCAGTTTCTTGAAGAACAGAACAGCTTTTCAACTTTTACCGCTACAGCAGAAACCTCGCCTACCATCTCAAACGGGAAGCACCTGGTAAAAAAGAGCGGTTGA